In the genome of Dromiciops gliroides isolate mDroGli1 chromosome 1, mDroGli1.pri, whole genome shotgun sequence, the window GGGGCTTTAGAGATTGTTTGTTCAAAAACTCCtcatttagaaatgaggaaactgagacccagaagggtgtaaatgatttgcccagaatcacataactAAATAAAGGTAGAGCCTGAACTCTTTTTAGACGACAAGGTCAAGTACAAACAAAGTCTCTGTCCTTCAGAAACCAGTAATTTAGAGTGCAGTTTCTATCATAACATGCTGCCATTTctgagtttttcttttaaaagagatCTTAAAGTCTTGACCtttaaatggaaattattttagaaaaatctttATTTTGCAAGTCTATGAAGTTAAACATATGCTGGCATGCTTCTACAAATAGCCTGAAAGAACTTTCATTTCAAAATAGTGTAGGACCACTCCTGGAATCTCTTGTGCCTgtactgaatccagagccggcaGCTTAATGGCAGGGTGGCAAGACTGGCTCCATTTTTACCCAGAATCCTCACTTTCATAAGTGAGGACATGCCTTAGAATAGAGAGAGCAAAATGAAGCCAGGCCAGAAAAAGGGATGCCGTCCCCTCCATCTTAGCCAAATTTTAGTGATTTTCTTGGCCATTAGTCCCCACTTTGCCACTCCCTTGATGTACTAGGAAGGCATACTTAGAATGGCTGTGTTACTGTTTAGGGGTAGATTACTTGGTTAGAACATGACTATGACGTGTCTGACAAAATTTATAAATTTTGATTTGGGAAGAGAAATCATTCCATTCAGACTTTTGCACTGCCACATTAAGGCTTCTGTAATAATTAGAATTCCTGACATTATTCTGCCACCATTTGAACCATTTGGGGATTGAGCTGCTCCCCCACCTACTCTCCCACTCCCTACCATCAAAATGGCCTAGCATCAAGCAACAAATATTACATGCCAAGTGCCCATCTTACCCTTAAGAACAGAAATAATCAATCTGCAATTAGTTGGTttgaataattatatatacatttggACATAATTTTCAGTCATTATATACTTTCACCAAATCCTAGGTGTGGGCTAGACATAAGCACCATTTGTGGAATTAgatgaactttaggaaaatttggggaaatgactaataatttattaaaatttataaagttcCTAAATAGCATGATATAAaaattgtaaagacaactttgtcaatataataaaatatactaGGATGTCAGAGGGGTAGCTGGATGGCTCAGTTGATAgtgctggacctaaagtcaggaagactcatcttcctgaattcaaatctggcctctgacacttactagctttgcgaccctgggcaagtcacttaatcctgtttgcctcagtttcctcatccatgaaatggagaaggaaatggcaaactactccagtgtctttgccaatgtggttatgaagagttgaacatgactgaacaaaagatGTCAGAGGAGTtctatttataaaaattttatttacaaaTCTGAATATGCATAAGATGGCACATTTATCTTATACCCCACAATACCTCCAGAGCCCCTTTTCTGCTAATACTGacaataaaacattttagttATATGTTGTTCAAATTTAATTGTCCTTACATAGTGCTCTGGGGTAGTCAGTATTTAATCCATCAATTACAAGCCATCAAAAAGTTTCATGTTTGTTCAATGGACAGTAGTGAGCTTTGGTGATGAAGAATTTTTACTGTTTTCTGATGGATCTTTGGCTATATTTACTTTTGACTTTATGCCCAGCCTgaataatcttttttgtttttgtttttttggtagggaggggaagggggaggaaatcAACAATATATACTTGGCACGTATTTAAGAGACATCATCCTTTTGGACTACATTTAGTTGGATTCCAGAACTGTTGGAATGATTTTTAGACATTTAGACATTTTGATACTCTCATTGCTGCATTAGATTCACATGCTTAAGGACATTTTCAaaggtcttctttctttttaatgatgATTTGTCTAACCAAAGCTGCCACGTCTGGTCTGATGGCCTCCAAGGATTCCTCAGGTCTCCAGAATTTCACAACTTTACCCTCAGGATTGACAAGATATTTCCAAAAATTCCACCTTGGCTCCTTCTTTGATGaatctaaaacaaaaaaatcagtagataatttaatgtaatttcaGTGTAAGCCAACATCTTCAGCTTAATTTTGGGCACAATCTCCACTGAATTAATTTCAACTCAACAAACCTAAGGTAAGACACTGTGCTAGTAGGTACtgtgaatataaagacaaaaaatgaaaaacagtcctgcccccaaagaatttacatttttcagAGGTTTGTAAGACAAGCAAATATAGGATAATTAAAAGAGGCATAGAGCCCTAACAACTAAATATTGCCTTATTGAGGACTTAGAAATCAGGCTCTGAGTCTGTAATAATGTTAGTCAAACTCTTTTAGGAAAGAGTTGAATTGTCCAGATCTTGATAtactattgatttttcttttttgtgaggcaagtggggttaagtgacttgcccagggtcacacagatagtaagtgttaagtgtctgaggccagatttgaactcaggtcctcctgaatctagggccagtgctctagccactgtgccacctagctgtccctatactattgattttgtgtgtgtgtgtgtgtgagtgaattggggttaaatgacttgcccagggtcacacagctagtaagtgtcaattatctgaggctggatttgaactcaggtacttctgaatctccagggctagtgctctaaccattgcgccacctagctgccccccctttttttttggtgaggcaattggggttaagtgacttgcccagtatacTATTGATTTTTGATAGATCTGTTAGGGGGTGAAATGAAATAGTTCATTTTGAAAGAATacatttaaatagaaaattttttaTTCTCGCtcagttatttcatttttaattgataaatgattcTGTTAACTAGGTAATTAATAATTTGTGGATTGATTTGTATATTCAATATAAAGTTGCTTGGAATATTAAAGAATATAGTAgctatgaaaacaattacaagcATGTAATTAAAACTTCAAAAGTCAGGCTCTTTTTTAAAGTAGGAAAGGAATTTTTGCCTCTTAATGCCATTTATTTAAAGTAATTTGGTATTTATATTTATGGATGAATATCATTTGGGTCCACCTAATTGGCTAACTTAGGGAAGCTACAACATATAAAGAAACATTTCTTAATGCAAGGACCAAATAAAAATTGGCATAGAAGAATCCATTATTGCGGTTAACCTAGTTTAAAATTAGCTTGCAGAATGGAAAAATGTCCATGATGGAAAAGGTTTCAAAGCATAAAATAACAGTTTGTGGCAAAAATCTTTTCATTATACAAGGATCTCAGAATTAAGATGCTGCTTTATTAGGTCCATCCtgctcaaaactttaaaagattCAATTCTTACTTGCATTTGAAGTTTTATAACTTGTTTGCTCCCAGAACTTTGCTTGACTTCAAAGCAAACCTTGAATcaacatcactttttttttttttttaggaacaaAATTTATTCCAATTTGAAACAGAATTTATTTCAGGAGAAAGATATGAAAATTAATTCCCATCAGGTATTTTTGGAATAAGGAGTCTGGGCCTGACGTCAGAGCAAACTCCTGCTATCTCACCTAGCTGGAATCCACAGGCACCCATGTGGCTAGTTAGCTGGCACTAGGGccatcccttcttccccaccccacactcACAACAATATATGCATTTCAAATGACAAGGTTTACAAAAACAGCATCTTATATAGTATGTTTTAAAATAGGTTAATGTTTAAATTGTCTTAAATCAGGATTGTAGAATATACAAGTATTACCAAATAATTTCCACTACATTGGCACTTTTAAAGAATCTTGTGTGCTACTATGAGGGGCATTGGCACaactatacttctttttttttttttaaagtgaggaaattggggtcacacagctagtaagtgtctgagaccggatttgaactcaggtcctcctgactctagggccagtgctctatccactgcaccacctagctgccccacaactatACTTCTTTAGAAAAAAGGGGATGCTGAAGTAGATTTTATCTTTATCAGCATaacttttttaattctttgaggGAAAGACTTCTAGAGCAATGGGATTTCAGAAAGTACTTGAATAATAACGGGAAAGGATATTAGTATAATTCTGACATGAAAATTAGGATTAATTCAAAGATTTGGATTGTAAATGGAGGTTGTTGATCTAATATGATAAAACTGAATATTGGCCTTTGAGTGTTACATGGATatagtaaaaacaacaaaactggaAATTATCAATAAAACCAGCGCTGGCTGATAATTGAAGATCTCTTGcatctatttccttctttccatcactATTTCCACTTATTActtgtttctccttcattgaATATAGCCTACAAACTGAGGTCAGATTAATCTTTCTGGGACATACTTCCCTAATTTCAATGGTTCCCCATTACCTAGGGAATAAAATCCATTCTGGCTCACTGTGATTTAGCCCCAACCTACTGTTCCAACTCTCAACTTTCCCTCATTCACCCAATGTTCAGCAAAACTGAACTATTCCATCATTCCttatatatagcctatatttaACTCTTGGTCTTTGTTTACCAACTTTACTTGATCTAGAATAGTTAGTTATTGGCATTCCATCTGCTATTAAAGGTCTAGTTCAAATACTACCACCTTGACGAAGCCTGTCCTGACCCCCAAGTcagatgtaattttaaaattttccataaTACTTCCCATAAACCTTTTAGTACTTAACACCTTTAGCTTTCtattatattcaattcaatttcaatttAATGAACATGTTGGCACTGGTGATACCAACATGAAATTAGACATCACACAGTCAATGAGCATCAAGAGCTCCTGGTATAGGGATAGAAATCATGGGTAAATAATTATAATCCCAAACAGAATATATAGTGAGTACAAAGGAGAGGTCCAAGAAGATGCAATGAGAAATGTGAAGAGGGAGCAATCACTTCCTGCAGGGGGAATTTGGGAAAACGTCCCGTAGTAGTAGTGTTTAAGCTGGGCCTGAATGATTTTAATAGGCAAAGGTTAGGGAGAGGAGTCCATTCCAGGTGGCAGAGGGGAGAGAGTAGGACAAGAAGAGGGGAAATGAGGAAGGCAGTCTGGTTGGAACATAGTATGTGAAGATGACTTTGTGTTAAAGGAGACCGGAGTCAGGCTGTGGAGAGCTCTGAATGCCAGGTTAAGGGGTCAGGAGAATGACAAACAGCGTGAGGCATCAGGGAAGGTATAGTGATAGGAAACAGGAAGATGCTAGAATTAGGTCAGTTAGGATGTCACTTACAATTTTTCAGTTGAGAGGTGATAACTAGAAAAGTAGTAGTGTCACCAATTTAAAGAagcaagaaggggcagctaggtggtgcagtggataaagcactggccctggattcaggaggatcttagttcaaatctggcctcagacacttgacacttatgaccccgggcaagtcacttaacccctactgccctgcaaaaaaaagagttagggtCTGACATTGTAAAGAAGTGACAAGGAGTTGTAGATTTTGGGGGCAAAGGGACGAGTATTTAGTTTTACAATTGTGGAGTTTGAGGTGCTGGTAGCATGTCCAGATGGGAGATGTCTAGGAGTAAGTGGAAAATTATAGACTTGGGAACCATCCATAGGGAGCTGATAACAAGCCTAGGGAGTGCATGAGATCATCAGTGGAGGTCCAAGTTTTGGgaatagaaggaggaagaggagcccGTAAAAGAGACATGGAAGAAATGATTAGAGGACTAGAATGAGAAGAATGGAAACACTGTGTTAATAGAAGATAGTGTCAAAGAGATGGCAGTCAGTGGTTTGTCAGCAAGGACAATTTGTGGTTCATCTTTATAGTTCCTAAAGCGCCTAATGCTGCTTTGCAtagaataaaaattcaataaatgttaaatttataGAGGCATGCAGACTATTgtagtagcctcctaattggtcttttcCAGAAGATGGTGCTCTTGGAGGATGGAGACTTTCTTTATGTCAGTGCATCctcagcagttagcacagtgtaGTGTAACACATAGTAGGGGCTGGCAGAAAAAAATTGATTATTGAGTTGACATTGTTCACATATATTTTGAGGGCTACAACCAATAATTGAATAATAACAGTGCTCACCCTGGCTCTTTTGTCTACACTGCTAGATAGTCATTATGTTTGCTTTTTAGGATGTCAGGTCTTACACTGCCATGGAAGAATGTATAGAACTGGTGCTTCCCTTATAACATGGATCAGTGGGTGCTTAAATATGGCTCACAAGGAGCCATATTGAAAAATGTTACAATATAGGATTGGGTAATTCAAACATGAGAGCTACTTTACTTTGGATCTATCAAGCTTTTGAAGAGAGCCAAGCTGAAATTAGACTTGAAATAGGCTTTTGTGCCTGGCAGGAAAACTATCAATGAGATTTCTTTCTCATTGGAGAAAGAATGGTCtcaagttggagaaagaaatggtctCAATGGAGACCATTCTTTAGACATATGCAAATGGAACAATGAGGTATTTTCCTAGTATGCTTTATGAAGTTATGCAAATAAGAATTTGCAAGATGAAATCTTTCATGAAATATCTTGCATAGCTATAGCAATGCTACTGAATTAAATGATAATTTCCAGTACATCAGATCTTGTCCTACCAAAGAAAATGAAGCACTAATTTTGGGGAAACACAATTTACTAAGAATTgttgttagtaataataacaatcctCCACTAAAGTCTTTTCTTCAGTGCCTTACCATGGCATGGAGGTAACCCTGGGCTGAATAAACATTTTGTGAAATTATGCTAATAAGAATCTGCAAGGTGAAATCTTTCTTGAAATAAATGTACTTCATAAAAGAAGCTTTGCCAATAGCTATAAATTGTCAAGGTACTACCAAGTTCAGGATGAACTGTGTTTTAGTTTGTCCGAGGACCAGCAGAGCTAAGTTTGAGGTTATTTTCTTGGCCATCAAGTGGTGAATTTAAGAGACCATGGCAACTGATGAATACGACCTACTGATGTGTGGACGCATTTATGTTTGTCAACTGAGTTAATGAAGTCAACGATCCTTAAAATATTTAAGTATAATAACATAAACTCACATTTGCATAGGGCTTTtactgtttacaaagtgcttttacggtttgcaaagcacatagGATGAGATGATTGTTTTGTAAGACTGTTAATAAAACATTTCTGAAATGAAAAACAGAGAATTCAGGTGTGGGAGTGGAGGGGTTTGatctcaaaaatgaaagacaattagaaaacaaaacaagtgaGGATGATATTTACCAATAAGGAATCTAAATGCAGGTTCTCCTTCAGATCCTAGAATCTTAATCTTGTGGAAAATGGGGAAGGTTACTCCATAGTTTGATTTGACAAAAGCTTCTATTTCGTGACTGGGGCGGGGCTCAGATTCTCCAAACTGATTGCACGGGAAAGCCAAGACGTTGAAGTGGAAGGATCCAAACTCTCTGTGCAGTTCCTGCAGCGCTAAGTAATTTCTGTCTGTGTGCTGGCAGTTACTGGCCACGTTTACAATCAGTGATGCCTCcgggaaaaagagaaaatccaaCCAAAGagtgaagcatatatttttataagaaCTGCAAgttcaaagaataaaaacaatttcGGGGACTACAGCATCGGAcaaagcagttctttttttttacatttcttagtaaatatttataaaaagataaCAGTTTATGGCACTTTATCACTGACATTAAATATTGGGTGTGTTTTTACCCAAAGGAGACACTTTAAAGTTTGAGtgatataagtaaaaatgttctttttgttgtatcttcattttcattaaataaCATTATTAGCAATTCATAtttccacctccacccccacccccatctgcaTTCCCATCCCCATCCTTATATCCCCCCCCCCGTTAGTTTCTAGATGATCCAAAAGGcttcttttagtttttaaaaaatgaaaaaagagaaaccaaACTTAATTTGGCTTGTGAGATTTCAAATATTGCATTCCTCAGGGGTTAACCGACGTGGACTAACAGTTCCCCCTGGGGTAACGCCTTAAGACCTAGGCGAGGGGATAGTAGTAACCAAATCCATCATGAATCCCTCCTAACCCAGAGATGAGATTACGGGATATAAAGTGAACAAGCTGATTCTGCAAAGAGGACATAGAGTATACGGAAAGGCatataaatgaaaattagaaCATGCAACTTACTTTGCCCCTGTACTTTTCCAAAGAAACGGTTCTTCCTCTCGAGTCCTTCACTTCAAAAGAATAAAAGTCTTTGATTTTAGGCTTTAGGTATCTCAGCTGCAGCAGGAACAAGGTTACTGAGCACAGGACCATCGACAACAGAACGGCAATCACCCTGGCCTTGGGGATGGAGCATTTTAATGGATTCCCTGCGAGAGGCTCCATTTTGGAGGGTTCCCGGGGCAGAGTCGGCAGGCCGGGACCTGGAGGAGGAGCTGAAACCCTAAACCGGCTGCAGCCTCCGCCGAGGCCAAGGAGGGCCCGCGCCTGGTTT includes:
- the GPX8 gene encoding probable glutathione peroxidase 8 isoform X1, which produces MEPLAGNPLKCSIPKARVIAVLLSMVLCSVTLFLLQLRYLKPKIKDFYSFEVKDSRGRTVSLEKYRGKASLIVNVASNCQHTDRNYLALQELHREFGSFHFNVLAFPCNQFGESEPRPSHEIEAFVKSNYGVTFPIFHKIKILGSEGEPAFRFLIDSSKKEPRWNFWKYLVNPEGKVVKFWRPEESLEAIRPDVAALVRQIIIKKKEDL
- the GPX8 gene encoding probable glutathione peroxidase 8 isoform X2 — translated: MEPLAGNPLKCSIPKARVIAVLLSMVLCSVTLFLLQLRYLKPKIKDFYSFEVKDSRGRTVSLEKYRGKIHQRRSQGGIFGNILSILRVKL